The DNA region gaagaagaagaagaagaaagagatatTCGATAAGAAATTATTTACATCTCTAAATAGGCAGCTCATTTCAGTTTTCTATTGGGGACTTTGAAGTAAGATATTAGTACTACCACCTGTGGCAATGAATTGTTACTTGAAGCTCTCTATTCACAAGTGTTTCCAGGCAGGTCTTAAGCAGCCACTTAGCAAAGCTAAAGAGGCTCAGCGATTCCGAAGTGATGTACGAGTAGTCGTGCCGCGGTGAGGGCTAAGCCACATCAATTCATCCAGTACTCCAGCTCAAGACCTGCAATGGCTGGTGCTGCTTGAGTCTGATAGTGTTGTTAGGCTGCTTCTCGGAAAGCTCTGTATATGAAGTCCCGAAAGCGCCTAGAGTATTGTTTCGGGTCGACTGCCGATATGGAGGACGGATCATACTGAATCGACTTGTAGGCGTGCTCGAGCTTTTTGCTGATATCGTAGTCTTGCAGTATGTCTATAACTCCAAAAATCAGAACCACATCATAGTATTCCCCTGTTGGCTCTCCGATAAGTTGAGACTCGGTTCTGGCCGTTAATTCAGCCCTACAAGGCATGTTCACCCCTAACCGAATTGGTCCCGACCTACAAAGAACAATGGCACATCAGCTAGCCATTCGATACAATGTGATTGGAGTAGTAGTAGCTATGATCACAATGGTGATTGCTACCTATTGGAATCAGAAAATGATTGATCCTTCTCTAGTTTTGAAAGCTGAGATTTTACTTCTCTTTTGCTGtcgctgccgccgccgccgcctttcACCAAAAACACAAAGAGACTACTACTCAGCAAACAGATAACCGAAAAGAAATCTTTGTAATCGTTTCGACATTAGTATGAACCTTCAGATAGAGGGGCAGTCTCTCTGGAGTATCGAAAATGCACCCCGACTAGAAGACTATAATCCATGATCCTTTCTTGCTCAAGAAACTCACAGTCCCTATCGACTTGCCTGTGCAAAAGATGTATGAAATTTGGAACTTTTCACTTTAGTAGAAGTGACATCACTGAAAATGGTACCTTTGGAACTCTTGAAACCAAGAACGTTGCAGTCTGAAGATGAAGTTGAGATCGAGATCCTTCAAGGTGGTGTACTCGTTAATCTCCGATTCAGGCTTGCTGGTCACGCGGCCGTGGGATGATCCTTTAAGGTCGAACCGCCTATGGATAGCATACTCGGAGCAAAACAAGTTCTCCATGATAACAAAGCGGACCTAATCGAATGAACTCACTCGATCGATAAACATTCTCAGGGGAAAAAAGACAAATGGCAGATGGTCGTTGAGACTCGAAAACACTGACCTTCTTCTGAGCAGCTCCGGTTAGCTTCACACAGTGAAGACCGAAAAACTTGGTCACCAAACTGTTCTCGAACTTCCTCACATGGTTATAGTACGCTGGGAGCATCCTCAAAAGGACCTAGAAAAGATCACTTTCAGTACTGATCTTCTAAAGAGAGATAGAAAAGATTACAGAGATTCATGCTCACTTTTACTTCAGATTTCTTCATCGTCTTGATCATGTATTTATCGTCGTTCGTCAAGTAAAAGAAGCTTCCACTTTTCCCGGGAGACGAAAGCTCCCGAAGTGCGTCGTTCCCGCAAAGCGACAACATGTAATCGGCTGCGTCTACTTTGAACAGCCTGCAAAGGGTCCTGAAgattcaatccaagtttaagggATCAACAACAAGTCTGATTCGATCGATAGAACACGTAGGAGACAAAGTAGTAGTAGGACTCGGGCATTAACTAACCTGAACACCAAAGGGCAGTAATCTTTCCACTTGAACTCACAAGATTGATGTGGAGGTGTGTGCTTTGATCCTTCGGATGGAAACTTTGTCCAGACCTTTTCCTTGGGGTCGAACGCCGACGACTTCAGCTCCGGCTGAGTAGGACCCTGTTTGCCGACCGCATGCCTGTGAGACATCTGAAAACTCTGAAGAAATCTGATTTGTGATCTTGTATTATTCTTGCAATTGTTTGTGGGGGAAGAAATTACCTGATGCCGAGCTGGAGATTGAGCATCAGTTCGTAGTTCTTGTGGCCTTTGGTGATGGTCTCGCCTTGCTTCTTCGGCGGCCGCGGCGGCGCCCACGAACGGCGGTGCTGCGGCCGGGAGGCGAGTTTCGGGTCTGCGTCGTCCACGGGGATGTCGCCGCCGCTCACGGTGTGGGTCCGGCCGTTGGATCTTCTCGGCGGCAAGCAGCGGGTGCTGATGTCGGCTGACGCCCGCCGCTGAGGCCTGTCGGCCGACGACCGGCACGCCTCGGTGCCCGACCAGTTGAGGGTCTTCTGCGAGGGGAACACCGAGATGGTCTCCCCCGGCGCGATCTTGCTCTCGCGCAGGTCGGCCAGGAAGGCCTCCTGCGGGTCCCGCGCGGCGGGGGAGGTCGCCGTCGGCGACGGGTAGTACACGCCTTGCTGGATCCCGGCGTTGTCCCTGGTCCACACCCCGACGTAGAGGCTGCCGTCCGCCCACCGGTAGTTGCCGTTGTCCTTGGGGAACCCGTCATCCCAGCCGCCGTCGTACCGGTTGCCGTTGGCCGAGTTGAGAGTCCCGCGGCCGTGGATGAGACCGGCGCGCCACTGGCCCACGTACTCCGACCCGCTGCACCACACGTACCGCCCGTGGCCGTCCTGGAGACCGGAGCGCCACTCGCCGTCGTAGTAGTCGCCGTTGGAATAGGACTTCTTGCCGTGGCCGTGCTTGAGGTTCATGGACCAGTTGCCCCAGTAGGTGTCGCCGGTGGCGCCGATGAAGATGCCGAAGCCGTCCATGAACCCTGCCTTGAATTCCCCGTCGTAGTTCGACCCCGACGGCCAAGAGAACTTCCCCCGGCCGGTGATTTTCCCGCGCCGCCACTCCCCCTCGTACATGCACCCGTCGTTCCAGAGGAACTTTCCGGTGCCGTGCGGGACGCCGCCGGCCCACTGGCCGGAGTAGCAGTCGCCGGAGGGAAGGACAAGCTCGGTATTGTagacctcctcttcctcctcctcctctgtcgaCGCCGCTATCGACGAGT from Zingiber officinale cultivar Zhangliang chromosome 4B, Zo_v1.1, whole genome shotgun sequence includes:
- the LOC121978030 gene encoding phosphatidylinositol 4-phosphate 5-kinase 6-like isoform X1, whose product is MYKEISEQQSNGKAWESAVRRAQQQQQSPGFQTGSRRRICPMSADEDSASTSPRSGGGGGGGGDDDSSIAASTEEEEEEEVYNTELVLPSGDCYSGQWAGGVPHGTGKFLWNDGCMYEGEWRRGKITGRGKFSWPSGSNYDGEFKAGFMDGFGIFIGATGDTYWGNWSMNLKHGHGKKSYSNGDYYDGEWRSGLQDGHGRYVWCSGSEYVGQWRAGLIHGRGTLNSANGNRYDGGWDDGFPKDNGNYRWADGSLYVGVWTRDNAGIQQGVYYPSPTATSPAARDPQEAFLADLRESKIAPGETISVFPSQKTLNWSGTEACRSSADRPQRRASADISTRCLPPRRSNGRTHTVSGGDIPVDDADPKLASRPQHRRSWAPPRPPKKQGETITKGHKNYELMLNLQLGIRHAVGKQGPTQPELKSSAFDPKEKVWTKFPSEGSKHTPPHQSCEFKWKDYCPLVFRTLCRLFKVDAADYMLSLCGNDALRELSSPGKSGSFFYLTNDDKYMIKTMKKSEVKVLLRMLPAYYNHVRKFENSLVTKFFGLHCVKLTGAAQKKVRFVIMENLFCSEYAIHRRFDLKGSSHGRVTSKPESEINEYTTLKDLDLNFIFRLQRSWFQEFQRQVDRDCEFLEQERIMDYSLLVGVHFRYSRETAPLSEGGGGGSDSKREVKSQLSKLEKDQSFSDSNRSGPIRLGVNMPCRAELTARTESQLIGEPTGEYYDVVLIFGVIDILQDYDISKKLEHAYKSIQYDPSSISAVDPKQYSRRFRDFIYRAFREAA
- the LOC121978030 gene encoding phosphatidylinositol 4-phosphate 5-kinase 6-like isoform X3, which encodes MYKEISEQQSNGKAWESAVRRAQQQQQSPGFQTGSRRRICPMSADEDSASTSPRSGGGGGGGGDDDSSIAASTEEEEEEEVYNTELVLPSGDCYSGQWAGGVPHGTGKFLWNDGCMYEGEWRRGKITGRGKFSWPSGSNYDGEFKAGFMDGFGIFIGATGDTYWGNWSMNLKHGHGKKSYSNGDYYDGEWRSGLQDGHGRYVWCSGSEYVGQWRAGLIHGRGTLNSANGNRYDGGWDDGFPKDNGNYRWADGSLYVGVWTRDNAGIQQGVYYPSPTATSPAARDPQEAFLADLRESKIAPGETISVFPSQKTLNWSGTEACRSSADRPQRRASADISTRCLPPRRSNGRTHTVSGGDIPVDDADPKLASRPQHRRSWAPPRPPKKQGETITKGHKNYELMLNLQLGIRHAVGKQGPTQPELKSSAFDPKEKVWTKFPSEGSKHTPPHQSCEFKWKDYCPLVFRTLCRLFKVDAADYMLSLCGNDALRELSSPGKSGSFFYLTNDDKYMIKTMKKSEVKVLLRMLPAYYNHVRKFENSLVTKFFGLHCVKLTGAAQKKVRFVIMENLFCSEYAIHRRFDLKGSSHGRVTSKPESEINEYTTLKDLDLNFIFRLQRSWFQEFQRQVDRDCEFLEQERIMDYSLLVGVHFRYSRETAPLSEVKSQLSKLEKDQSFSDSNRSGPIRLGVNMPCRAELTARTESQLIGEPTGEYYDVVLIFGVIDILQDYDISKKLEHAYKSIQYDPSSISAVDPKQYSRRFRDFIYRAFREAA
- the LOC121978030 gene encoding phosphatidylinositol 4-phosphate 5-kinase 6-like isoform X2 translates to MYKEISEQQSNGKAWESAVRRAQQQQQSPGFQTGSRRRICPMSADEDSASTSPRSGGGGGGGGDDDSSIAASTEEEEEEEVYNTELVLPSGDCYSGQWAGGVPHGTGKFLWNDGCMYEGEWRRGKITGRGKFSWPSGSNYDGEFKAGFMDGFGIFIGATGDTYWGNWSMNLKHGHGKKSYSNGDYYDGEWRSGLQDGHGRYVWCSGSEYVGQWRAGLIHGRGTLNSANGNRYDGGWDDGFPKDNGNYRWADGSLYVGVWTRDNAGIQQGVYYPSPTATSPAARDPQEAFLADLRESKIAPGETISVFPSQKTLNWSGTEACRSSADRPQRRASADISTRCLPPRRSNGRTHTVSGGDIPVDDADPKLASRPQHRRSWAPPRPPKKQGETITKGHKNYELMLNLQLGIRHAVGKQGPTQPELKSSAFDPKEKVWTKFPSEGSKHTPPHQSCEFKWKDYCPLVFRTLCRLFKVDAADYMLSLCGNDALRELSSPGKSGSFFYLTNDDKYMIKTMKKSEVKVLLRMLPAYYNHVRKFENSLVTKFFGLHCVKLTGAAQKKVRFVIMENLFCSEYAIHRRFDLKGSSHGRVTSKPESEINEYTTLKDLDLNFIFRLQRSWFQEFQRQVDRDCEFLEQERIMDYSLLVGVHFRYSRETAPLSEEVKSQLSKLEKDQSFSDSNRSGPIRLGVNMPCRAELTARTESQLIGEPTGEYYDVVLIFGVIDILQDYDISKKLEHAYKSIQYDPSSISAVDPKQYSRRFRDFIYRAFREAA